From one Stigmatopora nigra isolate UIUO_SnigA chromosome 8, RoL_Snig_1.1, whole genome shotgun sequence genomic stretch:
- the mffa gene encoding mitochondrial fission factor homolog B isoform X1 — translation MSSATFPSPIAEMAEINRIHYDLEYTEGISQRMRIPEMLKVAPQGQEDSGLNSQQLPHSVTMQVPERIVVSGDSDDKQFSRPRDLDLIQSTPLEALSLKTPPRVLTLSERPLDFLEDEQRAASENEPMMRPQARSRRERSASENTAVRHNSQQLMHHESAATDSPSATLHPPSPPNATQEEHNLHSDSGILSFLQSTTRRAYHQVLEVLDENHRKSSLRGGSASSTNPLHESRLALPTYESSLDGGSDDMTVVDAATLRRQLIKLNRRLQLLEEDNKERAKREMFLYSVTVAFWLINTWVWLRR, via the exons ATGAGCAGCGCGACATTTCCCTCTCCCATTGCTGAGATGGCAGAAATTAACCGTATACACTATGATCTGGAGTACACAGAGGGCATCAGCCAGAGAATGCGCATACCTGAGATGCTTAAAGTGGCTCCACAAGGTCAGGAGGACTCTGGTCTTAACTCACAGCAGTTACCACACAGCGTTACAATGCAAGTCCCAGAACGAATTGTTGTCTCAG GAGACAGTGATGACAAGCAGTTTTCAAGACCCAGAGACCTGGATTTAATCCAGTCGACACCATTAGAAGCCTTGTCTCTAAAGACACCCCCAAGAGTACTCACACTCAGTGAACGTCCTTTGGACTTCCTGGAAGATGAGCAAAGAGcagcttcagaaaatgagcccATG atGCGACCACAAGCGCGCTCAAGACGTGAACGCTCAGCTAGTGAGAATACAGCTGTCCGTCATAACAGTCAACAATTGATGCATCATGAGTCAGC TGCAACAGATTCCCCCTCAGCCACTCTTCACCCACCTTCCCCTCCCAATGCGACTCAAGAAGAACACAATCTGCACAGCGATAGTGGCATTTTATCTTTCCTCCAGTCCACTACACGTCGGGCTTACCACCAGGTTCTTGAGGTCTTGGATGAAAACCACAG AAAATCATCTCTGAGAGGGGGGTCGGCCTCAAGCACaaaccccctgcatgagtccaG GCTTGCATTACCAACATATGAAAGCTCTCTGGATGGTGGATCTGATGACATGACCGTTGTAGATGCAGCAACACTTCGACGACAG CTTATCAAGTTAAATCGACGGCTCCAGCTTCTGGAGGAGGACAACAAGGAACGGGCAAAACGGGAGATGTTCCTGTACTCGGTCACTGTAGCTTTCTGGCTCATCAACACGTGGGTGTGGTTAAGACGTTGA
- the mffa gene encoding mitochondrial fission factor homolog B isoform X2 encodes MSSATFPSPIAEMAEINRIHYDLEYTEGISQRMRIPEMLKVAPQGQEDSGLNSQQLPHSVTMQVPERIVVSGDSDDKQFSRPRDLDLIQSTPLEALSLKTPPRVLTLSERPLDFLEDEQRAASENEPMMRPQARSRRERSASENTAVRHNSQQLMHHESAATDSPSATLHPPSPPNATQEEHNLHSDSGILSFLQSTTRRAYHQVLEVLDENHRLALPTYESSLDGGSDDMTVVDAATLRRQLIKLNRRLQLLEEDNKERAKREMFLYSVTVAFWLINTWVWLRR; translated from the exons ATGAGCAGCGCGACATTTCCCTCTCCCATTGCTGAGATGGCAGAAATTAACCGTATACACTATGATCTGGAGTACACAGAGGGCATCAGCCAGAGAATGCGCATACCTGAGATGCTTAAAGTGGCTCCACAAGGTCAGGAGGACTCTGGTCTTAACTCACAGCAGTTACCACACAGCGTTACAATGCAAGTCCCAGAACGAATTGTTGTCTCAG GAGACAGTGATGACAAGCAGTTTTCAAGACCCAGAGACCTGGATTTAATCCAGTCGACACCATTAGAAGCCTTGTCTCTAAAGACACCCCCAAGAGTACTCACACTCAGTGAACGTCCTTTGGACTTCCTGGAAGATGAGCAAAGAGcagcttcagaaaatgagcccATG atGCGACCACAAGCGCGCTCAAGACGTGAACGCTCAGCTAGTGAGAATACAGCTGTCCGTCATAACAGTCAACAATTGATGCATCATGAGTCAGC TGCAACAGATTCCCCCTCAGCCACTCTTCACCCACCTTCCCCTCCCAATGCGACTCAAGAAGAACACAATCTGCACAGCGATAGTGGCATTTTATCTTTCCTCCAGTCCACTACACGTCGGGCTTACCACCAGGTTCTTGAGGTCTTGGATGAAAACCACAG GCTTGCATTACCAACATATGAAAGCTCTCTGGATGGTGGATCTGATGACATGACCGTTGTAGATGCAGCAACACTTCGACGACAG CTTATCAAGTTAAATCGACGGCTCCAGCTTCTGGAGGAGGACAACAAGGAACGGGCAAAACGGGAGATGTTCCTGTACTCGGTCACTGTAGCTTTCTGGCTCATCAACACGTGGGTGTGGTTAAGACGTTGA
- the mffa gene encoding mitochondrial fission factor homolog B isoform X3 encodes MSSATFPSPIAEMAEINRIHYDLEYTEGISQRMRIPEMLKVAPQGQEDSGLNSQQLPHSVTMQVPERIVVSGDSDDKQFSRPRDLDLIQSTPLEALSLKTPPRVLTLSERPLDFLEDEQRAASENEPMMRPQARSRRERSASENTAVRHNSQQLMHHESAKSSLRGGSASSTNPLHESRLALPTYESSLDGGSDDMTVVDAATLRRQLIKLNRRLQLLEEDNKERAKREMFLYSVTVAFWLINTWVWLRR; translated from the exons ATGAGCAGCGCGACATTTCCCTCTCCCATTGCTGAGATGGCAGAAATTAACCGTATACACTATGATCTGGAGTACACAGAGGGCATCAGCCAGAGAATGCGCATACCTGAGATGCTTAAAGTGGCTCCACAAGGTCAGGAGGACTCTGGTCTTAACTCACAGCAGTTACCACACAGCGTTACAATGCAAGTCCCAGAACGAATTGTTGTCTCAG GAGACAGTGATGACAAGCAGTTTTCAAGACCCAGAGACCTGGATTTAATCCAGTCGACACCATTAGAAGCCTTGTCTCTAAAGACACCCCCAAGAGTACTCACACTCAGTGAACGTCCTTTGGACTTCCTGGAAGATGAGCAAAGAGcagcttcagaaaatgagcccATG atGCGACCACAAGCGCGCTCAAGACGTGAACGCTCAGCTAGTGAGAATACAGCTGTCCGTCATAACAGTCAACAATTGATGCATCATGAGTCAGC AAAATCATCTCTGAGAGGGGGGTCGGCCTCAAGCACaaaccccctgcatgagtccaG GCTTGCATTACCAACATATGAAAGCTCTCTGGATGGTGGATCTGATGACATGACCGTTGTAGATGCAGCAACACTTCGACGACAG CTTATCAAGTTAAATCGACGGCTCCAGCTTCTGGAGGAGGACAACAAGGAACGGGCAAAACGGGAGATGTTCCTGTACTCGGTCACTGTAGCTTTCTGGCTCATCAACACGTGGGTGTGGTTAAGACGTTGA
- the mffa gene encoding mitochondrial fission factor homolog B isoform X4 has product MSSATFPSPIAEMAEINRIHYDLEYTEGISQRMRIPEMLKVAPQGQEDSGLNSQQLPHSVTMQVPERIVVSGDSDDKQFSRPRDLDLIQSTPLEALSLKTPPRVLTLSERPLDFLEDEQRAASENEPMMRPQARSRRERSASENTAVRHNSQQLMHHESALALPTYESSLDGGSDDMTVVDAATLRRQLIKLNRRLQLLEEDNKERAKREMFLYSVTVAFWLINTWVWLRR; this is encoded by the exons ATGAGCAGCGCGACATTTCCCTCTCCCATTGCTGAGATGGCAGAAATTAACCGTATACACTATGATCTGGAGTACACAGAGGGCATCAGCCAGAGAATGCGCATACCTGAGATGCTTAAAGTGGCTCCACAAGGTCAGGAGGACTCTGGTCTTAACTCACAGCAGTTACCACACAGCGTTACAATGCAAGTCCCAGAACGAATTGTTGTCTCAG GAGACAGTGATGACAAGCAGTTTTCAAGACCCAGAGACCTGGATTTAATCCAGTCGACACCATTAGAAGCCTTGTCTCTAAAGACACCCCCAAGAGTACTCACACTCAGTGAACGTCCTTTGGACTTCCTGGAAGATGAGCAAAGAGcagcttcagaaaatgagcccATG atGCGACCACAAGCGCGCTCAAGACGTGAACGCTCAGCTAGTGAGAATACAGCTGTCCGTCATAACAGTCAACAATTGATGCATCATGAGTCAGC GCTTGCATTACCAACATATGAAAGCTCTCTGGATGGTGGATCTGATGACATGACCGTTGTAGATGCAGCAACACTTCGACGACAG CTTATCAAGTTAAATCGACGGCTCCAGCTTCTGGAGGAGGACAACAAGGAACGGGCAAAACGGGAGATGTTCCTGTACTCGGTCACTGTAGCTTTCTGGCTCATCAACACGTGGGTGTGGTTAAGACGTTGA